Part of the Propionimicrobium sp. PCR01-08-3 genome, GGCACACCCTTGGCGCACTTCAGGCACTGGTCGCGCATCGGCTATGTGCCGCAACGCGGGCGCCTTCAGGTGCCGAACGCCACCGTGCAAGAGGTCGTCATGCTGGGCAGGCTGTCACGCCGCCCGCTGCTCCGGCTGCCCCGCGCCGTCGACAAGAACGCGGTGAACGAAGCCCTGGAGCGCGTCGGCCTTTCCGGTGCGGGGCCTCGTCCGATGGCGCATTTATCCGGCGGCCAGCAACAGCGCGCATTGATCGCCCGGGCGTTGGCGGGCCATGCCGACCTGCTGGTTTTGGACGAGCCGCTCGCCGCCCTCGACGTTCGTACCCAAACCAGCCTTGCGCACTTGCTGGGACGCCTGCACGACGAGGACGGACTGACGATCGTCTCGGTGCTGCATGAACTCGGCGCCATGGAGCCGCTTCTGCAGCGCAGCATCGTCTTGCAGCTGGGCAGAGTGATCTACAGTGGTCCGCTGATCGCCGGGCCGCCGACCGACCACTGCGCCGATGACTCCCCCACGACAGGAAGCCCGATTCTTGAGCCCGAGCTGATCACGCATCCCGCCAAGGAGAACTGAGATGATCTCAATACTGGCTCTCGATTTCATGGTGCGGGCTTTGGTCGCCGGCGCGATGACCGGCGTGATGGCCCCCGCTGTTGGCAGCTACATCGTGCAGCGGCGTCTCAGTCTGCTCGGCGACGGGCTCGGTCATGTCGCGATCGCCGGTGTCGGCCTGGCTTTGATGACCGGGCAGGCACCGGTGCCGGTGGCCGTCGTGGTGTGCGTCGCGGGCGCGCTGATCATCGAGCTGCTCCGGCAATCGGGCCGGGCGTCCGGGGACGTCGGTCTCGCGATCTTGTTCTATGGCGGGCTTGCCAGCGGCGTGTTGATGGCCGGGCTTGCCGGACGCGGGGCAGGCATGCTCTCGCAGTTCCTCTTCGGTTCGCTGACCTCGGTGGACGACGCGGATCTGATCGTCGTCGCGGTGATGGCGGTCCTGGTGCTGGTCACCGCGATTGGCCTGTCACCCCAGTTGTTCGCGGTGTGCGCGGACGAAGATTATGCCCATACCCAGGGGCTACCCACCCGCATACTCAATCTGGTCATCGTGGCGATGGCTGCGGTCACGGTCGCTGTCTCGATGCGGACGGTGGGTCTCATGCTGGTCAGTGCACTGATGGTCATTCCGGTCGCCACGAGCAACAACCTTGTCCAGGGGTTCCGCAGAAGCTTGGGCACCTCGATGCTGATCGGGTTGATCTGCGCGGTGGCGGGCGTGGTGATCTCGTATTATCTCGATTCTGCGTCGGGTGCCACCATCGTTGTGCTGGCCATCGTGATCTTTGTCGCCACGCTTCCGGTCTCGACCATGCTGGAGCGCCGCAGACGCGCGCGTCCGCTGCCGGTCGCCGATGAGCCGGTCTTCGAACGCGCGGAGCCTCACGAGTCGATGGCCGAGGCCGGCCGACACCAGGCGGTCTTGCACGGCGATCACGTGGACTACCTGCATGACGGCCATCGTCATGCGCCTCATGGAGATCATTTCGATGAACACTAAAGCTGACAACGCCGGGCACGAATCTGGCCGAGATCGTCGGGGTGAACCCGTTGCAGGCTCGCCCGCCGGCCTGGATTCCCGGTCGCGCGCCGGCGACACGAAGACCGGTGCCGCGTCCGATCAGACCGGCCGCCCAGAACCGAAGCTCACCAAGCAGCGCCAACTCATTCTCGACCATCTCGATCGGGTGGACGAGTTCCTGACGGCACAGCAGCTTCACGTGACGTTGCGCAACGAGGGCGAAACCATCGGGCTGGCGACCGTCTACCGCGGACTTCAGTGGCTGGAAGAGGCGGGCATCGTGGACGCGATCCGCACCGAGGACGGCGAGGTCGCCTACCGGCAATGCTCCGTGGCACACCACCATCATCTGATCTGCCGGCGGTGTGGCAAGGCTATCGAGGTGAGCGGCGAGGCGCTTGAAGAATGGTCGCGTGCCGTCGCCGCGCAGTACGGATACACCGAGCCCGAGCACTTCGTCGAGGTCTATGGCCTGTGCCCGGAATGCTCCGGTAAACCCGCAACGAGTTGACTCCAGCGCCTGCTGAGACACTCCGACGGCCGCCTGTCGGCTCAGCACGAGGCCTGTCAGGCGAGTATGCAAGCTCGGAAATCGTGGTGAGACCGGGCGAGGTTGTTGTGAAGAACCCGCACCCCTATCCGGGCGCGCCTGTGTGAGCGGAGACCGGAGGTGGCAGCTCGGTCCGTAGTACGATCGCACCCGCACTAGCCACCGAATCCGGACGACAAGAGGAGCTTCCACAGCTTTCCCATAGCCTCTGCGTCTTTCATGGTTGCCGAACCCGATGAGGAGGACAACCATGAGCGATCAGAACCTGAACCCTTGGAGCCGTGAGGCGTGGGCATCCGGAAGCAGCAATTATCCTCAGCAGCCCGGGTATGAACCGGTCTTCGGGCAGCAGGCTACGGCGACCTTCACCGCGAATCCGGCAGATGCCGGTGCCGCGAACGCGCCCCGCAAATCACGTTCGAAACTCGCCGGGATCATCGCTGTTGCGGTACTCGCGGGAGCGGCCGGTGGCGGCGGAGCGGCCTACGGCGTCGCCAGCTACCTTGGCGCGGGACAGTCGTCCACCGGCGTCACCACCCAGGTCGTGCAGGCCGATCCCTCCAACCCCGATTGGACGACGGTTGCCGAGGCGGCCTCGAAGGCCGTCGCATCGGTGACCGTTACCTCCCAGAACGGAGCGGAGAGCCTCGGCTCCGGAGTCGTGATCGACACGGCGGGGCACATCGTCACCAATAACCACGTGGTCTCAGGAGTGGGAACCGGCGCCTCCAT contains:
- a CDS encoding metal ABC transporter permease, whose amino-acid sequence is MSILALDFMVRALVAGAMTGVMAPAVGSYIVQRRLSLLGDGLGHVAIAGVGLALMTGQAPVPVAVVVCVAGALIIELLRQSGRASGDVGLAILFYGGLASGVLMAGLAGRGAGMLSQFLFGSLTSVDDADLIVVAVMAVLVLVTAIGLSPQLFAVCADEDYAHTQGLPTRILNLVIVAMAAVTVAVSMRTVGLMLVSALMVIPVATSNNLVQGFRRSLGTSMLIGLICAVAGVVISYYLDSASGATIVVLAIVIFVATLPVSTMLERRRRARPLPVADEPVFERAEPHESMAEAGRHQAVLHGDHVDYLHDGHRHAPHGDHFDEH
- a CDS encoding Fur family transcriptional regulator, with the translated sequence MNTKADNAGHESGRDRRGEPVAGSPAGLDSRSRAGDTKTGAASDQTGRPEPKLTKQRQLILDHLDRVDEFLTAQQLHVTLRNEGETIGLATVYRGLQWLEEAGIVDAIRTEDGEVAYRQCSVAHHHHLICRRCGKAIEVSGEALEEWSRAVAAQYGYTEPEHFVEVYGLCPECSGKPATS
- a CDS encoding ATP-binding cassette domain-containing protein; the protein is MSERQQVSELIIHASGVDTWLGDQQILSDIDLDVGKGEVVALLGGNGSGKTTLLRTLLGLIPHQKGEIELFGTPLAHFRHWSRIGYVPQRGRLQVPNATVQEVVMLGRLSRRPLLRLPRAVDKNAVNEALERVGLSGAGPRPMAHLSGGQQQRALIARALAGHADLLVLDEPLAALDVRTQTSLAHLLGRLHDEDGLTIVSVLHELGAMEPLLQRSIVLQLGRVIYSGPLIAGPPTDHCADDSPTTGSPILEPELITHPAKEN